The following are from one region of the Paenibacillus bovis genome:
- the lon gene encoding endopeptidase La → MGPHKNKARRFPLLPLRGLLVYPSMVLHLDVGRDKSVKALEKAMVDDNLILLCSQSEVNIEEPSPDEIFKIGTIAKVRQMLKLPNGTIRVLVEGLERAEVIEYMDNEEYYEVQARELPEEENNDPEVHALMRTVLTEFEHYINLSKKVTPETMAAVSDIEEPGRLADVITSHLVIKIKDKQHILEAVDIRMRLERLLDILHSEREVLELERKISQRVKKQMEKTQREYYLREQMKAIQKELGEKEGRAGEAEELRQQLAELTVPEKVQEKIEKEIDRLEKTPANSAEGGIIRNYLDWLLSLPWDKRTTDDLDLHHAEQILNEDHYGLDKPKERVLEYLAVQKLVKKLKGPILCLVGPPGVGKTSLARSIAKSLGREFVRISLGGVRDEAEIRGHRRTYVGAMPGRIIQGMRNAGSMNPVFLLDEIDKMASDFRGDPSAALLEVLDPEQNNTFSDHFVEVPFDLSNVMFVTTANSVQSIPRPLLDRMEMLYIPGYTELEKLQIGRQYLLPKQTEEHGLTTEQLEVGEDTLLKVVREYTRESGVRNLEQQIAALCRKAARAIVSDELEKVIITPDDIKDYLGVPKFRYGLVEKENQIGSVTGLAWTEVGGETLTIEVTVVPGSGKLMLTGKLGDVMKESAQAAFSYTRSKAGELDIPTDFYEKNDIHIHIPEGAIPKDGPSAGITIATALISALTGRYVSKEVAMTGEITLRGRVLPIGGLKEKTLAAHRAGYKKILLPQDNERDLKDIPDSIKEELTFVPVATMDQVLEHALVHEATLH, encoded by the coding sequence ATGGGACCACATAAAAACAAGGCGCGTCGTTTTCCTTTGCTGCCTTTAAGAGGACTGCTCGTGTATCCAAGCATGGTACTCCATCTGGATGTTGGGCGGGATAAATCCGTGAAGGCCTTAGAAAAGGCGATGGTCGATGATAACCTGATTCTTCTCTGCTCCCAGTCGGAGGTTAATATTGAAGAGCCGAGTCCGGATGAGATTTTTAAAATAGGTACAATTGCCAAAGTACGTCAGATGCTCAAGCTACCCAATGGTACGATTAGGGTATTGGTGGAAGGTCTGGAACGCGCCGAAGTGATTGAATATATGGACAATGAAGAGTACTACGAAGTACAAGCCAGAGAACTGCCTGAGGAAGAAAACAATGATCCTGAGGTTCATGCTCTGATGCGTACGGTACTGACCGAATTTGAGCATTATATCAATTTGTCCAAAAAAGTGACCCCGGAGACGATGGCTGCGGTATCCGATATTGAAGAGCCGGGCCGACTGGCGGATGTAATTACCAGCCATCTGGTGATCAAAATCAAGGACAAGCAGCATATTCTGGAAGCTGTAGATATACGTATGCGTCTGGAGCGTCTGCTGGATATTTTGCACAGTGAACGTGAAGTGCTGGAGCTGGAACGCAAAATCAGCCAGCGCGTCAAAAAGCAAATGGAAAAAACGCAGCGTGAATACTATCTGCGCGAGCAGATGAAAGCGATCCAGAAAGAACTGGGCGAAAAGGAAGGCAGAGCCGGAGAAGCCGAGGAGCTGCGTCAGCAGCTGGCTGAACTGACAGTACCGGAGAAAGTCCAAGAAAAAATCGAAAAAGAAATCGATCGTCTGGAGAAAACGCCTGCCAATTCGGCTGAGGGCGGCATTATCCGTAACTATCTGGACTGGTTGCTCAGCCTGCCATGGGATAAACGTACAACCGATGATCTGGATCTGCATCATGCCGAACAGATTTTGAATGAAGATCATTACGGCCTGGACAAGCCCAAAGAACGCGTGCTCGAATACCTCGCTGTGCAAAAGCTGGTCAAAAAGCTCAAAGGACCGATCCTGTGTCTTGTTGGTCCACCAGGGGTAGGTAAAACTTCACTGGCTCGCTCGATCGCCAAGTCGCTGGGACGCGAGTTTGTTCGTATTTCACTGGGTGGCGTACGCGATGAAGCCGAAATCCGTGGTCATCGCCGTACGTATGTCGGTGCTATGCCAGGACGTATTATTCAGGGGATGCGTAATGCCGGTAGTATGAATCCGGTATTCTTGCTGGATGAGATCGACAAAATGGCTTCCGATTTCCGTGGTGATCCATCTGCGGCTCTACTGGAAGTGCTTGATCCCGAGCAAAACAATACGTTTAGTGACCATTTTGTAGAAGTACCGTTCGATCTGTCGAATGTGATGTTCGTGACGACAGCCAACAGTGTACAGAGTATTCCGCGTCCGCTGCTGGACCGGATGGAAATGCTGTATATTCCGGGGTATACCGAGCTGGAGAAATTGCAGATTGGCAGACAATATTTGCTGCCCAAGCAGACCGAAGAGCATGGTCTGACAACAGAACAGCTGGAAGTCGGCGAAGATACCCTGCTCAAAGTTGTACGCGAATATACCCGTGAATCCGGTGTGCGTAATCTGGAACAGCAGATTGCTGCCTTATGCCGTAAGGCTGCACGCGCAATCGTCTCCGATGAACTGGAAAAAGTAATCATTACTCCGGATGATATCAAGGATTATCTCGGAGTACCGAAATTCCGCTATGGCTTGGTAGAAAAAGAAAACCAGATCGGCAGTGTGACCGGACTGGCATGGACCGAAGTTGGCGGCGAGACGCTGACGATTGAAGTCACTGTAGTCCCTGGCAGCGGCAAGCTGATGCTGACCGGTAAACTCGGTGATGTCATGAAAGAATCCGCTCAGGCAGCATTCAGCTATACCCGCTCCAAAGCAGGTGAGCTGGATATTCCGACAGACTTTTATGAAAAGAATGATATTCATATCCATATTCCCGAAGGGGCGATTCCCAAGGATGGTCCTTCAGCAGGGATTACGATTGCTACGGCTCTGATCTCGGCGCTGACGGGACGTTATGTCTCCAAAGAAGTCGCGATGACCGGCGAGATTACCCTGCGCGGCCGAGTATTGCCGATTGGCGGACTCAAAGAAAAGACACTGGCAGCACACCGTGCGGGCTACAAGAAAATTCTGCTGCCGCAGGATAACGAACGCGATCTCAAAGATATCCCGGATAGCATCAAGGAAGAATTAACCTTTGTTCCGGTAGCCACGATGGATCAGGTGCTGGAGCACGCTCTGGTGCATGAAGCTACCCTGCATTAA